A stretch of Brassica rapa cultivar Chiifu-401-42 chromosome A08, CAAS_Brap_v3.01, whole genome shotgun sequence DNA encodes these proteins:
- the LOC103834151 gene encoding protein PLASTID TRANSCRIPTIONALLY ACTIVE 14 — MASPVSLHYLINTFISKPQGFCSGTVSAPRPRSSFVRERQTSIVKPIKVASLETQPFPLFQSPASEESSLSELEPADPDFYKIGYVRRVRAYGVEFKEGPDGFGVYASKDIEPRRRARVIMEIPHELMITIRQKHPWMFFPDIVPIGHPIFDIINSTDPEKDWDLRLACLLLFSFDREDHFWRLYGDFLPAADECSNLLLATEEDLAELQNPDLVSTIRQQHKRVLEFWEKNWHSDVPLKIKRLAEDAERFIWAVSIAQTRCISMKTRVGALVQDLNMMIPYADMLNHSFEPNCFLHWRPKDRILEVMSNAGQAIKKGEEMTINYMPGQNNNVLMERYGFSTPVNPWDALPFSGDSRIHLNSFLSVFNIFGLPEDYYHDSELSGDDSFVDGAVIAAARTLPTWSDIDLPPIPSAERKAVKELQDECKKMLAEYPTTSEQDQKLLDSMLEARTTFATAVKYRMHRKMFIGKIIKALDIYQERLLF; from the exons ATGGCTTCTCCCGTCTCTCTTCACTACCTGATCAACACCTTCATCTCCAAACCTCAG GGTTTCTGCAGCGGAACTGTGTCAGCACCAAGACCCAGAAGCAGTTTCGTAAGAGAGAGACAAACCAGTATAGTAAAACCCATCAAAGTTGCTTCTCTCGAGACACAACCTTTCCCTCTGTTTCAGTCCCCTGCTTCTGAAGAATCCTCCTTGTCCGAG CTGGAGCCAGCGGATCCGGATTTCTACAAAATTGGATATGTTAGAAGAGTGAGAGCTTATGGAGTTGAGTTTAAGGAAGGCCCTGATGGTTTTGGTGTCTACGCTTCTAAAGACATTGAACCTCGCCGTCGTGCTAGA GTGATAATGGAGATTCCTCATGAATTGATGATAACAATCCGACAGAAGCACCCTTGGATGTTTTTCCCTGACATTGTTCCTATTGGTCATCCCATTTTCGATATCATCAACTCAACTGATCCTGAG AAAGATTGGGATCTCAGGTTAGCGTGTCTTCTGCTATTCTCTTTTGATCGAGAAGATCATTTCTGGAGACTCTATGGAGATTTTCTGCCTGCTGCTGATGAGTGTAGCAACTTGCTTCTAGCTACTGAG GAAGACCTTGCGGAGCTACAAAATCCTGATCTTGTTTCAACTATTAGACAACAACATAAACGAGTCCTAGAATTTTGGGAAAAGAATTGG CATTCAGATGTTCCTCTCAAGATCAAAAGGCTTGCTGAAGATGCAGAAAGGTTTATATGGGCGGTTAGTATCGCGCAGACAAGATGCATTAGTATGAAAACTAGGGTCGGTGCGTTGGTTCAAGACTTGAACATGATGATTCCTTATGCTG ATATGCTAAACCATTCCTTTGAACCGAACTGTTTCCTACATTGGCGTCCCAAAGACCGTATCCTTGAGGTCATGTCAAATGCTGGTCAGGCAATTAAGAAAGGAGAAGAG ATGACGATTAACTACATGCCTGGTCAGAATAACAACGTACTTATGGAAAGATACGGGTTCTCAACTCCTGTG AATCCATGGGATGCTCTACCGTTTTCTGGAGATTCTCGAATCCATTTGAATTCCTTTTTATCGGTCTTCAACATTTTTGGTCTTCCAGAAGATTATTACCATGATA GTGAGTTATCAGGTGATGATTCTTTTGTTGATGGAGCAGTTATAGCTGCAGCAAGAACACTGCCCACTTGGTCAGACATAGATCTTCCTCCAATTCCAAGTGCTGAGAGAAAAGCGGTTAAAGAGTTGCAAGATGAATGTAAGAAGATGCTTGCGGAATATCCCACAACCTCAGAGCAAGATCAGAAACTGCTAG ATTCAATGTTGGAAGCAAGGACGACGTTTGCAACAGCTGTTAAGTATAGAATGCACAGGAAGATGTTCATTGGAAAGATCATCAAGGCACTTGACATCTATCAAGAACGGTTACTGTTTTGA
- the LOC103834154 gene encoding uncharacterized protein LOC103834154, with protein MATDVLSFRDDSSQEDWHDFEVLGRGDEPKILIKKTSMHSDSERRISVDPKSLLSRNGSLDMISSRPKDIDDVALSQPLDYQDKTKFMSCSLPNSVAMSPRHSTSHNWKDRTTEQVLDLMLVQDAAAAFRRSKSCGEGCACQPPLDVDMMVHKSRNGHHHHHDFSSSNAKTLSQKSSGNNSFFSKTDSNKSNINTANAKSINTLEDRFKCSALCLYLPGFSKGKPIRSSRKGDSSYTRTTTMTSTQSMARTVSIRDTTVLSARASLERFECGSWTSSAMIYEDSADLGGHFFDLPSELIKGGPGGNDQDDPVSAAFLFDKGPNLEKEIKGVLKTSGSKSRRSMESPRHVRFSTSSPVSYPTSPTHAITPRLLQATGGFSGFMEAQTV; from the coding sequence atggcGACAGATGTTCTCAGCTTCAGGGACGATAGTAGTCAGGAGGATTGGCATGACTTTGAGGTTCTAGGCCGTGGGGACGAGCCAAAGATTCTGATCAAGAAGACAAGTATGCACTCCGACTCCGAGAGACGAATCTCTGTTGATCCTAAATCTCTATTGTCAAGGAACGGGAGCTTGGACATGATATCCTCAAGGCCTAAAGACATCGACGACGTGGCATTGTCTCAGCCGTTGGACTATCAAGATAAGACTAAGTTCATGAGTTGCAGCCTCCCAAACTCAGTAGCCATGTCACCTAGACATAGCACTAGTCATAACTGGAAGGACAGGACCACGGAACAAGTTCTTGACCTAATGCTCGTCCAAGATGCAGCCGCTGCGTTTCGAAGAAGCAAATCTTGCGGTGAAGGATGTGCTTGCCAGCCACCGCTCGATGTCGACATGATGGTGCACAAATCAAGAAATggacatcatcatcaccatgaCTTCTCTTCATCCAACGCCAAGACTCTCTCTCAGAAGAGTAGCGGAAACAACTCTTTCTTCTCAAAAACAGATTCTAACAAAAGCAATATCAATACCGCTAACGCGAAAAGCATCAACACGTTGGAAGACAGGTTCAAATGCAGCGCTTTGTGTCTCTACCTACCAGGTTTTAGCAAAGGTAAACCCATCAGATCATCTCGTAAAGGTGACTCCTCGTACACTAGAACCACCACAATGACTTCTACTCAATCAATGGCAAGAACCGTTTCCATTAGAGACACTACGGTGCTGTCCGCTCGAGCCTCACTAGAGCGGTTCGAGTGCGGTTCATGGACGTCTTCGGCTATGATTTACGAGGACAGTGCTGATCTCGGTGGACATTTTTTTGACTTGCCTTCTGAACTAATTAAAGGTGGTCCAGGCGGCAATGATCAAGATGATCCTGTTTCTGCGGCTTTCTTGTTCGACAAGGGACCTAATTTAGAGAAAGAGATCAAAGGGGTTTTGAAGACTTCTGGTTCGAAATCAAGAAGATCTATGGAGTCGCCACGACACGTTAGGTTCTCGACCTCGTCGCCGGTTTCTTATCCGACGTCTCCGACACATGCAATCACGCCACGGTTGCTACAAGCCACCGGGGGTTTTAGTGGTTTCATGGAAGCTCAAACCGTATGA
- the LOC103834153 gene encoding galactan beta-1,4-galactosyltransferase GALS3 — translation MVKDKEQHPIKEKKLLVSLIWNFSTELKLISMALLVIFTLATLLPFIPSSFSLSASDFRFCISRFSSAVPVNTTTTTEVLPEKKTATELERVLDNGVIKRTFTGYGSASYNFVSMSAYRGGVNTFAVIGLSSKPLHVYGHPSYRCEWVPLDPTQDPVSTPGFKLLTDWGYGRIYTTVVVNCTFPSTTAVGGNLILHATTGDPSLNLTDSIPVLTEPPNSVDLTLYTSPKKKYDYLYCGSSLYGNLSPQRVREWITYHVRFFGERSHFVLHDAGGIHDEVFEVLKPWIEKGSVTVHDIREQERFDGYYHNQFMVVNDCLHRYRFAAKWMFFFDVDEFIYVPEKETISSVMESLEEYSQFTIEQMPMSSKICYSGDGPARTYRNWGFEKMAYRDVKKVPRRDRKYAVQPSNVFATGVHMSQNLQGKTYHKAESKIRYFHYHGSISQRREPCRHLFNDSRVVFENNPYVLDTTIRNVGLAVKTFEMRTIGNRLLRTRQ, via the exons ATGGTCAAAGACAAAGAACAACACCCTATTAAGGAGAAGAAGCTCCTCGTCAGCCTCATATGGAACTTCTCCACCGAGCTCAAGCTCATCTCCATGGCGTTACTCGTTATATTCACTCTAGCCACTCTCTTGCCTTTCATACCTTCTTCATTCTCACTCTCCGCCTCCGACTTCCGCTTCTGCATCTCACGCTTCTCCTCCGCCGTTCCCGTTAACACCACAACCACAACGGAAGTCTTACCCGAGAAGAAGACGGCGACGGAGCTAGAAAGAGTTTTAGATAACGGCGTTATCAAACGGACGTTCACCGGCTACGGCTCCGCGTCTTACAACTTCGTCTCGATGAGCGCTTACAGAGGCGGCGTAAACACTTTCGCCGTTATCGGCTTATCATCCAAACCCCTCCACGTGTACGGCCACCCTTCCTACCGCTGCGAGTGGGTCCCTCTCGACCCGACTCAGGACCCGGTTTCAACACCCGGGTTTAAATTATTAACCGACTGGGGATACGGACGGATCTACACAACCGTCGTCGTCAACTGCACGTTCCCATCAACCACCGCCGTCGGCGGAAACCTCATCCTCCACGCCACCACCGGAGATCCATCGCTAAACCTCACCGACTCCATCCCCGTCCTAACGGAACCACCAAACTCCGTCGACTTGACCCTCTACACCTCCCCAAAGAAGAAGTACGACTACTTATACTGCGGCTCGTCTCTCTACGGGAACCTAAGCCCGCAGCGAGTCAGAGAATGGATCACTTACCACGTGAGGTTCTTCGGAGAACGGTCGCACTTCGTGCTCCACGACGCCGGAGGGATCCACGACGAAGTGTTCGAGGTTCTAAAGCCGTGGATTGAGAAAGGGAGCGTGACCGTGCATGATATTAGGGAGCAAGAGCGGTTCGACGGGTATTATCATAATCAGTTCATGGTTGTGAATGATTGCTTGCATAGGTATAGGTTCGCGGCGAAGTGGATGTTCTTCTTTGATGTTGACGAGTTTATATATGTTCCGGAGAAGGAGACGATCTCGTCGGTGATGGAATCTTTGGAGGAATATTCTCAGTTTACTATTGAGCAGATGCCGATGAGTAGTAAGATTTGTTACTCCGGCGATGGTCCGGCGAGAACTTACAG GAACTGGGGGTTTGAGAAAATGGCGTATAGAGACGTCAAGAAGGTACCAAGACGTGACCGCAAATATGCGGTCCAGCCGAGTAATGTATTTGCAACGGGTGTCCACATGTCTCAGAACTTGCAAGGGAAGACATACCACAAGGCTGAGAGCAAGATCCGTTACTTCCACTACCACGGCTCCATCTCTCAGCGCCGTGAGCCTTGCCGTCACCTTTTCAACGACTCTCGAGTTGTTTTCGAGAACAATCCTTATGTGTTGGACACTACGATCCGCAATGTTGGCCTCGCTGTGAAAACTTTCGAGATGAGAACGATCGGTAACCGGTTGCTTAGGACACGGCAATga
- the LOC103834152 gene encoding uncharacterized protein LOC103834152: MPLSATMVGALLGLGTQMYSNALRKLPYMRHPWEHVVGMGLGAVFANQLVKWDVKLKEDLDVMLDKARAANERRYFDEDRD; encoded by the exons atgCCTCTGAGTGCGACGATGGTGGGAGCTTTGCTGGGTCTGGGTACCCAGATGTACTCCAACGCTCTCCGCAAGCTCCCTTACATGCGCC ATCCGTGGGAGCATGTGGTGGGTATGGGACTTGGTGCTGTGTTCGCGAACCAGCTCGTGAAATGGGATGTTAAGCTTAAGGAAGATCTCGATGTCATGCTCGATAAGGCCAGAGCTGCCAATGAGCGCCGTTACTTTG ATGAAGATCGAGATTAG